Genomic DNA from Brassica rapa cultivar Chiifu-401-42 chromosome A04, CAAS_Brap_v3.01, whole genome shotgun sequence:
ATTTTTTGCTCCAAgtgtttatattaaatatatacttatgCAAAACGTCAACAAGGTCGTTGTAGTATAGTGGTAAGTATTCCCGCCTGTCACGCGGGTGACCCGGGTtcgctccccggcaacggcgttCTTTTTTACAAAATCTTAACATTTTGAACTTAATgggaaaaaaacaataattggCTTCGCCCGGGTTCGAACCGGAGACCTTCAGTGTGTTAGACTGACGTGATAACCAACTACACCACGAAACCTTCTGAACAAAGCTCAaaaccatttttatttattattcacTTCCATCCCGTATTCTcagattattttaaaacaaatcgaATCAAGGTGAATCATTGTCGTTAAAGTTATGCTTAATTGCTTCACTAAATTCATACACGATTACattctaaaaattaataacGAGAAAAATAAGTAAACACAAAGTAGAGGCAAACAAGTCTTAAAGAGCTTCGTTATGTCTTAACCGGGAATTCAACAGTAAGGGGAGCTAGACATGAGCATCTGTATGTTTGGTCTTCAAACCGAAAAAAACGAACAATAATGAAGAAAAGGACACAAAAGCAAGAGTCGAAACCACAACTCGAGAGCACGAACCACCGGTTCTTTGTGGTTCCTCATTCCTCTTCAGTACTTGCTGCACTCAGATCAACACTTAGGTCCAGTTGCTGCAACACAAGACATTAAGAAGTAAGAACACAAAATTGATGTGAAAGATGTAAAGGAAaccaaagtttttttctttacatGACATCAACATATACATCCGTAGGGAATTTCAGAACGTTTACCTTTCCAGTGATAAGAGTATACATGTTCAACACATCAGCAACAGTTGTCTCAAAGTGTGTTGTAGCATCATAGCTCTGTAATCACCAATGAAAGCTTTGGATACTTAAAGCAGTCAATTGATACAGAAACTTAGAGATGGGTCTCAGCTTACCGTTGATATAAAGCAGTTGTCCAAAGCAGGCTCGTTGACAGGCTCGTATCTATCATACACGTCAAAGAATATCTCATCAACAGGGCCCAAAAGATCAATTCCAGCCTTTAGTTCAGTTTGAGGGTTATCAGTCTCTGCATCTGTCGATACAAACGCTATGAATTTTCCCTTGGGAGCAACGTTGTGGGAGTACGAACAGCAGAAAACATACCTGTCAGTGTGTATAAACCTCTCATAGCATCAGAACCAAGAgacaaaaaataaagagaatggTAACAAATGGCAAAACAAAAAATGTCTGTGCGTGGATGTGCAATCAAGTTGTGGTCAAAAGAGGGTTTCCAGCTATATGAAAAAAGGATAATCTTATAGCAAGCTTAAGAACATATGCAATATGGTATTGAGATGGAGCTTATGCAtcacaaaacattaaaaaaaaaagcataatacaaaagaaacttacatGTCTGATTTGCGGGCCAACTGCTTCTGAGGTATGATGACCTGTACTGAGTGAGAGTCATTGGTGTTTGGAATAGGGTGGCTCATAATAGCAATGGCCCGAGCAACTCTGCCAATCTTTCTAACCTGTTCGATCATGATTATTCATCATATCATGAAACATTTCATACAAATAATGCAAAtaaccagaaaaaaaagaagggtaAGCTTAAATCATAATTGATACTTTGAAAATGCTAGGAACTTCAATATTACCTTGTTGGGCAGGTAAGAAGGGTCACACACAATCTTTTTGCATCGTGCGGTCTCTCCCTCAGATGTTACACCAGTAACCTTTCCTTCTTCGTCAAACTCTACCTGCCATAATATTAACAGTGATGTATATGAGTCTATTCTACATCTCACACCCTTCTCACAGACTTgaccacaagaaaaaaaaacacaaagatgGTATAAAAAGGAGGAAGAGAGATACCTTGCACTCAGGTTTGTTCAACATATAAGTGCCACCATAGACAGCGCTAAGTCGTGCAAAAGCCTAAACAAGGAGAAGAGATAGAGAAGAGTCACAGaagaatcaaaaaaattaatcatctAAAGCTTCAGGAAAATTCATGCAACCAAGGCAAATATCAGAGGGAGAGATAAACCTGAGGGAGTTCTCCCAACCCATAGAGAGGATAAATATATGGAGAGGTTCCTTGGAAACGTGCAAGAGACTCCGCATAGAGCTAGCCAGCCATTTAAAGCGAGAATATCAACTTAGCTGCTTCAGAACTAAACAGACAGCTAATAAAAACAAGGGATAGTCTCAAAACTTTACCTTCATTCTCATTACAGTATCCAAGGCTGGTTGATTGAGATGCTGGTCATTGGTGTGAAGTGCCACTGCATGACCAATAAAGTCAATAGTGTTCTCATCAAGACCAAACTTCCTGCAGAAGTGTTATCTAAATGGTTAAAATCTTAATAGAAACTCATTTAACACCAGAATCAAGCTTAGAAGGGATTAGGGAATCAGCTTACGCAATCAGTTCCTTTGTTGTAAGTCTGGTCAAATCCATTCCGTTATGTGTCTTGGGATCCTTCTCGTCGTAATCCTGAACATAACTGAAAAACTTGCCAGCTCGACGTTTCTCAAAAATACCCATGAGAGGAGACTTCAGGGCTTCCATAGGAGTCACTGGCACCTTTTGAACCTGTAAGCAAAATTTTCCTCAGAAGTTAAAAGAGTCATCAGCTAAACGATTTTGCAAAAATCTGCAACCAATGAGAATCTTATACCTTGCCTTTAACGAACACATAGCTTCCATCAACGGCCTTGAAGGACAAATACTTTGTAACGTCAGTGTGAATAAGGGTACGCACAAGCTTGCCATTCCCCATCATAAACTGGTCCATCACATTGGTTTAATTAGCGCGAGtcataattataattaattagcGTACAATAAAACGAATGGCTACCTTAGGCATCATGTCAACATTGTAGTCTCTGCTAGCACCTAAATGCTCAGGAGCCTTGTCTTCTCCCCTGAACTTCTTCCAAAGCTGCAaatgaaataaacaaaaatcatccgtataataaatgtaactgCTAATAAACCACCACAAAACCTATAAAGAAAAGCTGAGAAAGAAGAACCTGGTTGAGATTAAGAGATGTAGATTCTCCACCATAGTAATCATTCCTGTCCATGTGAAGCACCTACTCATTAAGtatccacaaaaaaaaataacacttCTCATCAGCCTACCACCAAAACCAATACCTTTGCAAACCAATAAAGCTTATCACATAACAAGTAATCATAAACCGAACATATATCAAGTCGGATTATATAACCAGTTTGGTTTATACTAAACCggattataaatttgaattcaTCAATCAACCCTAATATAAATGATACAAGCGGAGATCTCATCTGATTTTGAGATCCGATCATCATAATACAAATTAAAACCAGAGAATCTAATCCGGATCAACGAGATCATGAATCAAAAAGCTACGAGGGAAGAGGGATCGAGAGGACCTTGACGCCATCGACGGAGAGGAGACCGCTGAGGATGCACTCTTTGAGACCGGTGCCGAGAACGATGACCTCGTACTCTTCATCCATGATTGATCCCAAAAGTCTCGTAGAGAAAAGATGAAGAGGCAGAGAGAGATGACTTGGGAGAGTAGTGACGGACGAGGTCTAATTAGCACCTttagagaaaaaatagaaatgcCTTGCTTGTGGGGGGGTAGAATGCGTAATAAGTTCTCGATGGGCTTAATCTTCAAATTAAAAACTATACAAGGACTAAAAGTTAAATCctgtaattttaaaaatcaactaGATTCTGAACCGCCCTTTTAAGGGcggaaatattttttgttttaatttttttggagaaatttaatttttatattttgtgtttttttttgtaatcatactgtattcaatatatttaccaaaagatatattaaatatgtcaaaTTGCATAACTATACACTTGTGTCATATgcatttcaaaaattatttttaaaatttattcctAAAGTttacaacatattatattttcttaataattacctaacataattagtcaaaaatatttatacccaAAAAACCGACACGGAATTGACCTAAAAATCGAAACTCTCATACTCTTTTAGACGTAGCCTATATACTCGAATGGTTTTTATAGACTTGACTGAAAACcgaataaattttttaatagtttatgttatatattattttgttaaaagtccacttataaaaattaaatgtcACTAAAAACCTGTTCCATcactaattaatattaatattaataaactatattttttgaaaaaaaattagataaattttaaagtttcattttataataaagaaacttaagaaatatatttccaccggtttatatatatatatattcatgttttagtattatatatatcaatttctGATTTAGTTCTATATGTATTATTATATAGAATAAACATATTGGGCATAAAATGAACTTACGCAGAAATTATGATGTAATCATAGTATCGAGTAATATATTAGATGCTTTGTCGTTGCGTCAAGAGTAATAAAACATTATAGAGAGAAGTTGGTCCCGAATATATTGGAAGGAGTTGTTTTAAAATACGTATTAACCGTGTATAGTTAGttattattgttatatatttagatttacattttaaatttcagaaaaaatatTGGACACAATCTTTATCAACTGGTCATgttgctgttttaatagaatagatccATGactgtaaaattttaatttatttcaatTGGATTTGTCCCATTTGCTAAgagaataaaataattttgatctCTCCCTAGTCAGTAGGCAAGATAGTTTGGGTAAACAAAGTGTGTGTTCTTAATTGCTTTAGATTAAACACAAACGAAATCGAATCAACTAGAACGATTAAAGATTGATCGGAATTGAATCTCGGTTcttaacacacacaaaaaataaaaataaaaaataaaaaaagaaaaaaagagaaaaggaaTATAAAATCCTTTGTCACGATTTATTTGCCGCATCCCTAAAACCTCTCAAAACTCTCACCGGAGATCAGACCTCATCTCCAGATTCCTCCGTCTCCTCTTCTCGTATCTGTAAGTGATACGTCGTCGTTTCCAGTTTTCGTTTTCAACTTCTTTCTCCGTCCGATTTCAATTGATCGATGCACAGCTGATTCCTCTGTAGACAGACAACAAAGAGGGCTTTCAAGAAAATGGCGTCAAGAGCGATCTTACGGAGAAAGAGTATCGTTTCTGATTACTTGAACGTCTACGCTCGTTCAGCTCAAAGCTTTCAATCTTCTGGAAACTCTGCTCAGAAAGTCAACAACCCTCCTCTGGTAGCCAAAGACAAGTCCTTTACTGGAGGATATGGTTTACTTTTGCTTTCTAGGTTCCATGGCTCTTCTCACGTCTCGGGAATTGGTTTTGGAAGTTTAGAGATGGGTTCTTCTCTGGGGATGAGATACATGAGCGTGTCTATCCATAACGCTACTAAGAAACCcgaagaagaggagaagaggaAAGAGGCGTCTCCTGAGGAATGTGACCAAGCTGTTGAGAGTCTGAGCAGTGTTAAAGCCAAAGCGAAGGCTAAGCGTCTTCAAGATTCTAAAAAGGTTGCTCGGTCGATTCTTCAGAGGACTTGGGTTTTTATTCTTGGCATTGGTCCTGCTTTGAGAGCTGTTGCCTCCATGAGCAGGTttgagctctctctctcttctaacACCCTGTGTTGTTGAATTTTGCTGTACTGAGTTTATGTTTTCTCTACAGGGCGGATTGGGGGAAGAAGCTCACTCACTGGAAACAAGAGTTTGTGTCAACGTTGAAACATTATTGGCTGGGGACGAAACTACTCTGGGCTGATACTAGGATCAGTTCAAGGTTGCTGCTCAAGTTGGCTGGTGGGAAGAGTCTCTCTAGGAGAGAGAGACAGCAGCTAACTCGAACGACAGCTGATATCTTTAGATTAGTGCCGTTTGCTGTGTTCATTCTCGTGCCGTTTATGGAGTTTCTGCTGCCGGTTTTCTTGAAGCTCTTCCCTAATATGTTGCCGTCGACTTTCCAGGACAAGATGAAGGAAGAGGTATGTTTCCAACGAGTGTAGGCTTTATTGCATTGGGTTAATACATTTTCCATGATGCTCTTTTTGTTAATGTGCAGGAAGCATTGAAAAGGAAGTTACTTGCTAGGATAGAATACGCTAAGTTTCTTCAGGAAACTGCCAAGGAGATGGCTAAGGAAGTTAAGCATTCGAGAACTGGTGAAGCCAGGCAAACCGCTGAGGACCTGGTTGAGTTTCTAGATAAGGCAAGTCATGGATCTTGTGTTGGTTCAGATACTACTCTCTCTTTTGGTTTTTGAATATGAATTTCTTAAGATCTTGCCTTGCAGGTTCGAAAAGGTCGACTAGTCCAAAATGATGAAATTTTGGGCTTTGCAAAGCTTTTCAACGATGAGCTTACTTTGGATAACATTAGCAGGTTTGTTGCTCCTTTTCGCTTGAATCTCAGAGATGTGTTGTTGTGTGTACATGTTCTGACCTCTTTGAGTTCAATTTACAGGCCTCGCTTGGTTAGCATGTGTAGAATTATGGGTATTAGCCCATATGGAACAGATGCATATCTGCGATATATGCTAAGAAAAAGACTTAGGAGGTAAAGATTCTTCCACATCTCATTGTTATTGGGCTGTTAACCTTGCTTGGTCTTTAGTTTTTACTCTTTTTCAATGCAGCATCAAGGAAGATGATAAACTGATCAGAGCTGAGGGCGTGGATTCCCTCTCAGAAGCTGAGCTACGCGAAGATTGCAGGGAGCGGGGAATGCTGGGGACGCTTACAGTTGAAGAGATGAGGCAACAGGTTTCTTTGTTATTTGTTTATGAAACTCTatgatgaaaaaaataatgttgcAGCTTTAATATTTTAGTATCAAAACGATCTTGCAGCTTCGCGACTGGATGGACTTGTCACTTAATCACTCTGTCCCCTCGTCGTTACTGATCTTATCTAGGTAGGTTCCAGAACTACTTTTCTCGTTATCTTTTTCTTCCATCGGTTTTACTGCGAAGAACTTTCTGATTGGACTTTATATTCAGGGCATTCACGGTTGCAGGAAGAGTTGAGGCAGATGCTGTCAGGGcaactctttcttctcttcctgACGAGGTTGTGGATACTGTTGGTGTTACTTCTCTGCCATCTGAAGACCCTCTATCTGAGCGGCTAAGGAAACTAGAGTACCTTGAGATGCAAGACGAACTGATCAAGGTTTGAtattaaaccattgattgtaTTTTGTTATGCTTGCTTGAGGTAGAGAACTCAGTTTTAAAtgtttgaaattttatattgatatatatgtagaaagaagaagagaaagaagaggaagagcttACAAGGATTAAGGATGTTAAAGGTGGTGAAGAGGATAAGGCGCTGCAAGAGATGACTATACCAACGGCCAGAGAAGCCCAAGAACAGGCCAGAGCTAGAGTTCTTGAACAGCAAGATGATCTTTGCAAACTTAGCCGTGCACTGGGCGTTTTGGCTTCCGCTTCTGTAAGTAAAATGATTCTTATGTTTTTCAACAATGAATATGCAAAACAATTTTATCTGTTCGCTATTTGAGACTGTTtgcttttttatataaacagtCAGTATGTAGAGAGCGCGAAGAGTTCTTGAGGCTGGTCAAGAAAGAGGTACAGTGTCCACTTGTCAATAAGTAATTTGCTTGATTAGCATATTGTGTCCGAGATTGAAGTTATTGTTCATCTGTTTTTCCAGGTGGAGTTCTATAACACAATGGTCGAGAGAGAAGATGTTGATGGGGAAAAAGCTGCAATGAAGGCATACAAAGCAGCTAGAGAAGATAGTGACCAAAGTGATGAAGTTGCTGAAGCAGATGAGGTTTCTTCTGCGCTAATGGAAAAGGTAAAATGACTCAAAAATCGATTTAAAGAATCTTAAACTGCCATGAGATTTATGTATAAGAGCTAACTCTTCAGGTATACATTATAAGGTTGATGGTCTGATACAAAACCTCGAGAAGGAGATTGATGATGTGGATATCAAAATTGGCAAAGGCTGGCTGCTTCTTGACAGGTATATAGACATTATATATCGgccacctttttttttgtttctgagaCTGTGACGTTTTGAATGCACAAAATGCAGGGATCGAGATGGAAAGGTCACACCTGATGAAGTTGCAGCAGCTGCGATGTACCTGAAGGATACACTTGCTAATGAAGGTCTTCAACAACTAATCAGTAATCTCTCCAAAGATAAAGGTAAAGACTCCTCTCCTTGTTGAGCTCTTAATCTCTCTGAAGTGAATCTGTTAATTGATCTTTTTATTGAATATGGTTTCTCAACAGAGGGAAGAATTATGGTGGAGGACATTGTAAGGTTGGGGAGGTTAGGAAGTAAGCCAGAAGAAAATgcaacagaggaagaagaatcaAATTAAACGGAAAGAGTACTCTGATTCTTTTGAAAACTAGAGGAGAAACTACTACACTCTTTAATACTGAGAGAAACTATACTCTACATAATAGAAGGCGGCTGAGAAGCTATTTGAAGAGCTAACACTTTAGTATATGTGCTTGTCGTAACAACAAGACGAGCCTGATTAATCCACTTATCTTGCTTATTTTGTACAAGTCGCAAGTAATTAAATTAGTTTGCGTTAAGTGACGTCTGCTATTACCatgtttataacaaaaattcaTTCAAGAAAAACAAACATCTTTGATACATGTCAATCGTCAAGTGCAAGAGTTGTTTTAGAAAGAGGTCAAAGCAGGTAACATCTATAAGATAGCCATggctggtgatgatgatgaatgcATGAGGAAGAGTCTAAGCTCCGTCAGCTAAAGGTATGTTCACAGTACTGATGTAAAGAACTGCACCCAAGGAAAAACAAAGAAAGTTTATATGCATACATAAACCGAATGATGTACAAAGAAGAAGGTAAGAGATATTAGTTACCATTGTTTCCACGGATGAAGGCATCACCGTATTTGTTCTTGAGCTGCCCGTTAACATACTCCTCTGTCTGCTCCATTGCTATGTTCATATACCCGTCAAGACAAGCAAGAATGCCTGTGtaaaagaagaatcaagaacTCAATCTTAAAAGGGGATATTAGAATGAGAATTGGCAAGAAGAGAGTATACACAAACAGCCAAATTGGTTACTGTGATCCAACAGTGGCTTACGTTTCCATAAGCCCCCTTACAAATGAATAAAGTTACAAGAGTAGAAGCTTTGAAAGCAACTCTTAGGTTCCAATTAACTTAGCCACAGGAACAAGACCTAAAGTCAAGACTTGTAGGAgcctaagaagaagaagatagctacagagaaagagagagagacagagactAACCACGATAATCAACACCAGAGTTGAGCTTCACAACAACAGGTCTCCCACGGATGGATTTGAGGAAATCAGCAGGTGTCTTCGTGGTTCCAGAAACTTTATTATCTCCACTTCCACTCATCTTATCTGTTCTTCTTCAAAGCACAATCCTTTAACGTAACTACAAACACAAACAGAGAGAGATCTGAAATCAACTGTGTTGCTCCAAACGAGACTACGATTCAGAATCTCAGATACACAAACGAAACTCATACGTTATTCCTCAACAGCCTCTCAGTTCTTAGTACTCTAAAGCTCCTAACTTTCGACTCAATTGAAGCTAATCGATCGAACGagtaaagaaaaattgaaactttCCGATGAAAAACCATACCTGAATCCCCTACTCGAGTCGacgacagagagacagagagagtaACCTAAGGGTTTTATTGTTACTTTCAAAACTATATGTTATATCATAAATTTATTCGAGCTTACAgacaaaaatttaataatattttcatattggtcctttttttttggccaagtttttaatattaataaaaccGGAGCAAACTCAACTACAAAACCGAAGCCCAACAAAACAAACATCAGGAAGTCCAAAATTCTACGGGCTAAATAACATAAGTTAAATGGACATGCGgtccaaaacaaaagaaactggACGACTTTGGTAGGCCCACGCGTCAAGAAGGTCGTACACGTGTAAGGATCAACATCGTCAAGACGACATGTGTCTCTTCTGCCTCAACTTGACCATCATCGACTCGAGACGTCGCCAGAGCTACACCACCGTAAACATCGAGCTCAGAATACCGGAATGCCTCCCTCGAAACCAACTCTTCTCTTCAACGCTCTGTCTTCACTTCGGAGAGTTTCATCGATCAAATCGAAATCTCATCCGACTGAACAAAGTTGTGAACCACGAACCGAGAACCACACACGAGCCACAAGCAGGATCCAAAACCGATCCAACGAACTGAAACACCTAAAGCTGGTGACGCAAGACTGAGAGAGCCTTCACCCTGGAAACAAAACCGACGACAGCGAAGCTGAAAAAACATCTACCTTCCGGAGATAAAAACCGGTGGCGACGGAGCTGTAGGAGCCTTCACTTCCCAGAAATGAAACATCAACTGGCAAGACGACTAACTTCACCGTGTCAAACCTCCACACGACCGCATCTTTTCTCCAGAAGCAGATCCACTACGGATGGGACCTGAACCAGAGCTCAGCAAGGCAGAGATCAGAGGAGACGAAAG
This window encodes:
- the LOC103862924 gene encoding sm-like protein LSM6A — protein: MSGSGDNKVSGTTKTPADFLKSIRGRPVVVKLNSGVDYRGILACLDGYMNIAMEQTEEYVNGQLKNKYGDAFIRGNNVLYISTVNIPLADGA
- the LOC103862925 gene encoding mitochondrial proton/calcium exchanger protein, with the protein product MASRAILRRKSIVSDYLNVYARSAQSFQSSGNSAQKVNNPPLVAKDKSFTGGYGLLLLSRFHGSSHVSGIGFGSLEMGSSLGMRYMSVSIHNATKKPEEEEKRKEASPEECDQAVESLSSVKAKAKAKRLQDSKKVARSILQRTWVFILGIGPALRAVASMSRADWGKKLTHWKQEFVSTLKHYWLGTKLLWADTRISSRLLLKLAGGKSLSRRERQQLTRTTADIFRLVPFAVFILVPFMEFLLPVFLKLFPNMLPSTFQDKMKEEEALKRKLLARIEYAKFLQETAKEMAKEVKHSRTGEARQTAEDLVEFLDKVRKGRLVQNDEILGFAKLFNDELTLDNISRPRLVSMCRIMGISPYGTDAYLRYMLRKRLRSIKEDDKLIRAEGVDSLSEAELREDCRERGMLGTLTVEEMRQQLRDWMDLSLNHSVPSSLLILSRAFTVAGRVEADAVRATLSSLPDEVVDTVGVTSLPSEDPLSERLRKLEYLEMQDELIKKEEEKEEEELTRIKDVKGGEEDKALQEMTIPTAREAQEQARARVLEQQDDLCKLSRALGVLASASSVCREREEFLRLVKKEVEFYNTMVEREDVDGEKAAMKAYKAAREDSDQSDEVAEADEVSSALMEKVDGLIQNLEKEIDDVDIKIGKGWLLLDRDRDGKVTPDEVAAAAMYLKDTLANEGLQQLISNLSKDKEGRIMVEDIVRLGRLGSKPEENATEEEESN
- the LOC103862923 gene encoding guanosine nucleotide diphosphate dissociation inhibitor 2, which codes for MDEEYEVIVLGTGLKECILSGLLSVDGVKVLHMDRNDYYGGESTSLNLNQLWKKFRGEDKAPEHLGASRDYNVDMMPKFMMGNGKLVRTLIHTDVTKYLSFKAVDGSYVFVKGKVQKVPVTPMEALKSPLMGIFEKRRAGKFFSYVQDYDEKDPKTHNGMDLTRLTTKELIAKFGLDENTIDFIGHAVALHTNDQHLNQPALDTVMRMKLYAESLARFQGTSPYIYPLYGLGELPQAFARLSAVYGGTYMLNKPECKVEFDEEGKVTGVTSEGETARCKKIVCDPSYLPNKVRKIGRVARAIAIMSHPIPNTNDSHSVQVIIPQKQLARKSDMYVFCCSYSHNVAPKGKFIAFVSTDAETDNPQTELKAGIDLLGPVDEIFFDVYDRYEPVNEPALDNCFISTSYDATTHFETTVADVLNMYTLITGKQLDLSVDLSAASTEEE